ACAGATTTGGTCTAAGTGTaaataatagttatttattgactgtaaatataaattttaaaattatattttgggttgtgcattaaataaatgttatattttgaaattaaaattgtttttgtttaaaaaaaaattaaaaacgggAATCAAaccaaaattttataattatacaaaaaactccaccaaaaatacaatacaatttaaatgcataaaaaataaattaaaaactctaACGAATACAGAatttttataactaaaaataaaaaaatatagtatacaCCGCCACCCACcgcatacatttttaaatacatCACTTAAAATCTCTTAAATATATCACCaatgaaaataaagttttttatcgTAGCACAATACTAATTTCTCTTGCCGTTTTTTCCCATAAAACTAACGACTTGCGCGAATGGCGCGAATTTTCGTCGATTCCTTTTTAAGTCTGGCAACACATCTTCCGATTCGGCCACAGATGAATCGTTCTTTGAGGCCGCTTCTTCGGAATACTCTTCGCTATCGTTTTTTTCAGTATCTGACATGTCCCTGTGAACCAAAATACGTACCGGTAAGTAAATGAGATTTAACTTATCCATAATTTCCGAATGCTATCAtgatcagcgggcttagcaccgtaagcgcgcgactctttctcgcctcgacatacatcacccgtcactctctcacagtactgcacagaaagagacagatgatctctgtcgcggcgagagagtcgcgtgcttacgttGCTAAGCCCGCTAGGGGCCTAAAAACGTTACATAGTGAAACTGAAACTGTCTCCCTCATTCAGTACTTAtcactatcggcccactagggtagatgaattcaaatattatcctcacagacgacaccctgaaccgagactcgcgcccaactggacaccttcACGCTTTTCGTCTTAATTTTTTGTACCTAGAGAGTTCTCAGCGCCCAATTGTCCGGCTATGTAGTCAATACCATCTGAAAACCTACAATCATCagcatcaccagcccattaacgtccccactgctggggcacgggcccgtgcgggccttccctatggatggatagggaggcgggcccagtgcggattggtgattattaacgactgctaatgcagccggcaccaacggcttaacgtgccttccgaagcacggaggagctcgagatgaaaactttttttttgtggtcacccatcctatgaccggcctttgcgaaagttgcttaacttcaacaatcgcaaaccgagcgcgtttaccgctgcgccaccgagctcctcaaaacctACAATAGTCACGGCAAGAAAAACTCGACGACTCACCTGTTATATTTCCTGTTGTACTCAGCGCGGCATCGGGCCAGGTCGCGGCGGCGCTCCGGCGAGCCGAAGTTCCCATCCGTCTGTTGACACATCAGCGTATCGTAGAAGAACCGATCAGCACGACCCTCGCTCTTCATGCGCACCTAGATTGATAACACTTTGGATCTTAAAAGTTTTGCGATGTTGCGCACGCGTTTAAGAATTTATCTGCCTGTTGCGTTGAAGTCCTaagaaataattttcttttagtttttaaatccaaaccccCATTAACTGTTATGTATGGAAATCTCCAGCTTAGGAGAAGCAAATTTGGATCaattgagagccctcagcgcttcttATTTGCCTGGCATGTTTTGAATGCCTTCTGAACAGCAAATGATTTGATCATTGCAGTCTAGTAAAGCTTGTCGTCAGTAGATATTTACACACCTTGCCGACACCCGGAGTGTCCTCCTCATCAGAACTATCGTTGGAAGAAACAGCCTCTTGAGGAGATCCTGATGTTTTCTTGTGAGCTCTTGGGCTGAAAGGGGAGATCAGCTAAGTTTAGTTTGGGAGACCTCTTGCCAAAGTGGCGCTAACTAGTGGTGGAATTTCCATATAAAACCCCATCTTTTTTATATTGATATGTACTTGTGTAAACGCCTACAAAGCGACAtcagaaatcaaatcaaatcaatttatttgcgagaacacatagaatcaGAAAAAGTCTCAAATACCCCCATTAAGATTCGTCCCTTAGCTAGGGGAATTTACAGCTATTCTTTGGGTTTTACGAGACCTGTGTgtggaagtgtgtcaggatcgaagcaaatggaattctatagtctctgcttaccccggtgggaaataggcgtgagtttatgtatgtgtttacaaGACCTCTGCGTGGGTTAGTTGAGCTTTCGCAATCTAGAATAACCTCATAGCCTCGAACTAACCTGTCTATGACAGACCGCGTACCGCCACCCTGGTTCCTATGAGTGATATTCCGAACCTCCACAACGTTGCTACGAGAGGCCCTGCAATGAGACGTAAAAAGTCAAGTCAAATCGTTTGAGCAACTACCCACtagcattaaaaataaggaatgtGAGTTATCATTCGGTCATCGActaaaaaaccttttaaaaaaagtaagaaagtaagtagtagtGGTAGTGTGCAGTAAAGtagtgtagtttttttttaataattttgtttttttttatgatttttttttgttggatatGGAGTTATATACTGTTGaagattttatgaaaaattgacattgtattttattgtaattacttgaatgtaattttattttatacataattattttatcactCATATTATCttgtgacattttattttaatttattatcttctatgttttattcttttgttatattatttattttgttaccaACGTTTAATATTGTATCTAAATGTGTTacaactaaatgtgaaatacaTGAATCTAGTCAAATCTAATCTAATAAAATCGTCATCTCATTAAAgtttatcacatttttcagGATCTACTCTTGTAATCTGAAGTTATTGCCAGATGTAGTTTGTTACGGAAGCATCTACCATCtgactagtgatgttccgaatatccgtatccgtatccgcgaatatccgagataaaagaaaaatccgtatccgtgtccgttacttttcacgcgtttcttttacggatctttttcaggtgattaagtagaattattaaataaaaaactataaaattccattgagattgttattatttcttaaaatcaaatatttggcacctttatattgcaaacatttagatagatagatctctataatgaaagcaagataaaatatcacttttataataatgaaataactaaaactttaatctttttattGACTCCAATCGAATgatatcgaataagaaaataaagatccgtatccgtatccgtatccgcggatctttacactaaatatccgtattcagatccgtatccgcggatatacatttttaacgatccggcacatcactacatCTGACCTATCACAAACGGGAAACCGgtaagggaaaccactgccctatttttccctaaaaagtagcatggaaaatgctgcaccgacaagagcgtggctcttaaattgatgataatgatgacaaGTTGAGAGCTCCCATATTGATGAGAGTTCTTTAGATCTTTGCTGCAATATACCATAGCTACAGAAACTCAACTCTAATACGTCTCATTACAGGGCATTCAGAAGTATGTCTACCTTTGTACAATTCGTTGATGAAGTCATTAAATCATACTCCTTACCATCTCTTAGCGTCGCCAGCTATGTTGGGTGGTGCAGCTGGGCGCGGTGATGTTGGGCCGTAGGGCGGCGGCCCTGGATTAGACAGGTCTTCACCGATACCCTGAAGGAAAACCTATAGTTTACAACTGAGTATTACAAATCAGCTGATCTATTAGAGAaaatacctggggggttaaaatggccacatcgaagcaattcatctaaaaaagctctATTGCTATATTTAATCTTTTTAGCATTTATTGAGGGTTTGTTAAGCTTTTTCGGAGCATTGGACACGTTGCAGACGAACAAATcaattaaatatgtaagtatattgaaaTTGGACATCTAAAAGTGATTCATAATCACttatattcgcaataaaaatggtacaaTCCGTACAGTCTAGTCCGTACAGTCTAGTCAGTACAGTCTAGTCAGTACAGTCTAATGGAAAATGATGAGTTTAATAGATGAATGGTTTTAATGGTATGAAAGTGATTGCGCATAAaagatattgctttcttagatgaattgctttaatgtagcTTTTTTATTTAACGCCTCTGGTCGAGTCTTGTGGTAGCAATGTCATATCTATCTCTCATTAGATATTATAGGTACATACAACggcccagtggttgatcgttgggctcacgatctggagatcccgggttcgaacccaaGTGGGGACTtaaccacaaaaatcacattgtgatccctagtatggTTAGAAAATTGCAGCCTgcttgatcacccgattgttcgaaagtaagataatccgtgctgtTGGAGGTTTTAGCAgaaggtcccggttactacatatttactaaagtgagtagtagttacatgagccaatagtaaccctgacaccaggtttgaagTAGGttatccacctgacaacccacataATAGAAGAAGTATGTGAGaaagatgaggagctcggtggcgcagcggtaaacgcgctcggtctgcgattgttgaagttaagcaactttcgcaaacgccggtcataggatgggtgaccacaaaataaaagttttcatctcgagctcctccggaagccacgttaagccgttggtcccggctgcattagcagtcgttcataaccatcaatccgcactgggcccgcgtgatggtttaaggcccgatctccctatccatccatagggaaggcccgtgccccagcagtggggacgttaatgggctggcgatgatgatgTGAGAAAGATGACAAGTCACCTTCTGCCCCATATGGAAGTAGCAGTGTGTGATGCGCTCGACGTCCGCCCAGGCTACGATAAACCTTGCCATCGTGAGCGGGATCTTGGGCAGGAAGTTGGAGTGGAACTTGCCCTGGCAGTAGATGGTGATCACATCCGTGTCCTTGATCTCGAACACTATGCGGAAGATCGTACctgggaaaaagaaaaaaaggctACTTCATCTCCCTGGcctacgacctccgtggtccagtggttgagcgttggcctcacgatccggaggtcccgggttccattcccggtggggacatatcacaaaaatgactttgtggcattagtttggttaggacattactggctgatcaccagattgtccgaaagtaagatgatccgtgcttcggaaggcacgttaagccgttggtcccggttactacgtactgatgtaattatgtagtcgttacatatgagccatgtcaggggcctttggcggctcaataataaccctgacaccagaccacacgatagatagatagatctccctggcattatctccaagtagatagatagatagatagaatctttattactactatactactactacttcttACTCTTCTCcttctcttctttttcttcttctctttttttcttcttctttctttttttattatttcttctttcttcttcttttttttattacaacttttagtactatattttattgtaattatataaGTCGTTGTGCCCTTCCagggcgataagcgctgaatgggggaaatcgtcgaccacgccggcagggtcggtatcggggttctgaagtgtttggtgtcgcgagctgattggccgcctctatggctagaaacGCCACTCACCAGGCACGAACATGTTGTAGTTGGTGTCGTAGTTTCCGCTGCCGATCCAGACGCCATTCTTGCGGGAGAGTGAGATGATGTTGTCCCGGTGGAACCTCACGTCGAAGTGCAGCACCACATCGCGCGGCTCCTCCCCCTCTTGTGCACACAGGTTTACCGACATTCTGAAAcaacatcatccccctagcattatcccgtttttcacagggtccgcttaccacgCTTACgcttacaggtccggttttttacagaagcgactgcctgtgcaGAAGGTCGGACAAACTAGCGAAGGGAAACCTACCCCAAGACACTATTGTCGTTTGTATAATATAAAGttacttcttttattttttttgtttgtataattaATTCTCTCCCATAGCATGTCGGTCGTTATCAAAGGTACGAAATGTGCAGACGAGAACTTTATTATAAAGATATTAAAGAttttatcatttaaaactacTCATGCAGTAGATTTTCGTCCCCCTCATCATATTGCCATAACGCCTGTTGATATCGTAATAGCAAATCCCAATTTGACGTCACTCTTCCATTTTCATCCAGGCACTGAAAACGTATCGACATCCTGCAATCGATTAGAAAATACGAATCGATTCTTACTTTCGAGCATTATCCTTGATTTTTCCTCCAATTTCAATCTTGTCTCCCACTTTGAGAATCCCCGGTACATTCGCTGTGAATACTGGCATTTTTCTACGCTACTTATTCTATTCTTTACACAAACAGCCCAAGTTATACTTTTGTCAGGGCCAATgatatcttttgacattttgaaCGGAAAATTTATACATTACACAAATTTGCAAATGTTAGGTTaattttacgtttatttgtacAAGAAATTATGACGTTACAATCTTGGCACGCGCTACTTTGAtggttttcttcttttttgttttgacataAAAAGATTAAGACAGTAAGAAGAATATTATTGGCTTAGGAAGGACACAAGATGAAACAAGATTTTGTATCCATACCACTGCACATTAATGATATTCGGCTTTATAACACCcgcattaattattataaaaatcttgtaaattaaatttaaatgtattttagcTATTTTTATAGAAATTATAATCGATATCATTCTTCATCGATAAATATCAAAAGGAGATTCAGATTTTAAAACAGCAACACCGAAGCATTTACGTCACTTTGACAGCAGTCGAATTCGTATAAAGTATCAGTACTACAAAGAGTGTCATTCATGttgtttgtctttcattactTTGTTTACTATAAGGTTTCATGTCTGCCATAAAGTGAAAACGCAATGGATGACCAAGTGAAGTCGTTTTATTTATTGAGTAAACAAACCGTTACGCGATTTAGCTGTAAGGTGACCGCTTGCATTTGAGGTTATATCCGATAACCTATTTTAAATTACGAGAGTTTTATCTATTTTCGTAAAGTTTTATCTGTGAAATTCCCATTAAACAAACACATTTAGTGCTTCGCAGGAGTCGACAGgtaactttaattttatttaagaggaaaattattaaaacataaatgATGAAATTTACTTCATCCTACTGAAAACAATGGGATATAGAGCGACTGATGGATGTCCTTCTGACTCATTTATGCTATTGACAAGTTTCAGAAACGTTTTCCCGGTACATTGTTAAAAACAACTTTATCAGTGCCATACCAGTAAATTGATATGTCTAACATACTTTTCTAATACaataattcttttaaaaattaaGTTTGCGTGGCATAGAATTCAATAAAACACACAGCATATACTCAAAAGTAAGTTATCGGTCAGAATTAGTTGTTATAAGcatatacatttattgttattacttataatcaggtgattcagcctgtgatgtccttaccaaaaaaaggacagtctcacaaagtgatttcgacaatgtccccaacgggaatcgaataCAGATCTcgagatcgtaagcctaacgctctaactaatGGACCATGGGGGCTGTTGTgtatgttttgttattgtttattgGATGTTTCAGATCAGACATGGTGGTATCCGGGGAACAGCCAACAGTGGAGGGGGACACGGGCACCAGCAAGAAAGCTGCCAAGAAGGCCGCCAAAGCCGCTGAGAAGCAGCAGAAGAAAGCTGAACATAAGGTGGGTTTACAACAAATAAATAGATCGTTAGATGTAgcctttattattttacttttttatgattttctatgttacttcagaaatcatcattttgtcgctcatcatcatcaatttaagagtcacacttttagggaaaaatagggcagtggtttccctcttgccttccgcctcaaTTTTTGTCGCTACCCAtgcaattttcggaggtatgtgacccaacttgtattgggctggttttcccttcgcgggttgaaaggtcagacaggcagtcgcttctgtaaaaaaccggacctgtcaaatcttcaggttaggtaagcggaccctgtggaaaaggATTATCCAGctagctagggagatgatgatttggtTTTTACTTAAACCAGCCAAGAAGACGTTAGTGACAATAACTGTTCAATGTTACAGGCAGCAAACCCACAAGGGCAGGCCGAAGGTCCGGAGGAGGACATATCGGAGGGCCGATATGGggtgatgaagatgatacaGTCCTCCGGGGAGCACCAGGACAGAGTGTACACCAATGTCAAGGATCTGGGAGTGAAGCTCGACGGCAAGAATGTTTGGGTCAGAGGTaagtcataaaaatataataaagtagatagatagatagaataaaacataataaaaaaacaacaaaacaaaaaaaacataaaaaaaagacatagaaaaacataatataacaaatacattactttattgtacaaacaggtaatacatacatacataaacagcctatatacgtcccactgctgtgcacaggcctcccctcaatcaatcggagggggcatggagcatactcctccacgctgctccaatgcggtcggtggaggtgtttttacggctaatagccgggaccgacgacttaacgtaccctccaaagcacggaatcatcttacttttccggacaatcaggtaatacgaaaacaaaaaagaaatagcaAGAGTACAAtatccgattgattgaggggaggcctgtgcccagcagtgggacgtatataggcagtttatgatatgattatggctctgcccaccccattagggattacgggcgtgagtttatgtatgaatgtatgtatgtatgtcctttattaaaattcacaaataagttaaattgaaaacgaaaacgttttttgtcaactttacatttgtttttatttagttatcagaatttttataatttatttttgatctaGAAAACTACCTAATTGAGAAATTGAATTGATAAATTAGTtgaagtcactgtggttctgtggtactccggcttgcttctcaaaccgcGAGGGCCGGTTCGAAgccaattttcactaacacagttggctcgaccattacagacggcgatacggccccttatgttggtctaacagaaagctcagtgaggtgtgggtacttagttcatcttgcgatggatgtgacCCTGActatagttggctcgaccattatagacggcgatacggctgacctatcacgttggtctaacagaaagctcggtgaggtgtgggtacttagttcatcttgcgatcttctatcgtgtgggttgtgaggtgaattaccaacctcaccaaccctggtgtcagggttactattgagccgccaaacgcccctgacatgactcatgtaacaacttctcacttacatcaggaccacccgggaccaccgacttaacgtgccttccgaagcacggaacaccttactttcggacaatcgggtgattagcctgtaatgtcctaaccaaactagggatcacaaagtgacttttgtgatatgtccccattttCTGCTCACAGCTCGCCTCCAAACGTCGCGCGCTAAAGGCAAACAATGCTTCGCGGTGCTCCGACAGAGCTGCAGCACTGTCCAGCTGCTTATCAGCGTCAGCGAGGAGAAGAAGGTCAGCAAGCAGATGGTCAAATTTACTGGCAAGTGAGTACTGTTAaggtttgaggagctcggtggcgcagcggtaaacggtctgcgattgttgaagttaagcaactttcgcaaaggccggtcataggatgagtgaccacaaaaaaaaacttttcatgtcgagctcctccgtgcttcggaaggcacgttaagccgttggtcccggctgcattagcagtcgttaataaccaccaatccgcactgggcccgcgtggtggtttaaggcccgatctccctgtccatccatagggaaggcccgtgccccagcagtggggacgttaatgggtagATGATGAGTACTGTTAAGAACAAAATTGATTTATTCTCGACTGATaggtacatcactatgctaatgaacgctACAACACTGTCTACTGTACTTTGACACATCTAACTCAGTATGAGTGATATGATTTGAAGCTactgtaaaatattatctatatTGAGTTATAATCACTTGACGGtccctgtggtccagtggttgagcgttggtctcacgatccggaggccccgggttcgaatcccggcgggggacatatcacaaaaatcactttgtgatccctagtttagttaggacattacaggctgatcaggctgagccgtgcttcggaaggcacgttaagctgttgctccctgttactacttactgatgtatgtagtcgttacatggccatgtcaaaaatagtaagtacctTTTTTGTTACAGCATAACAAAAGAATCGATAATCGACGTGTACGCAACCGTGGTAAAGACGGCGTCCCCAGTGGAGTCGTGCTCCATCCAGCAGGTGGAGCTGGTGGGCAGCGAGGTGTGGGTCGTGTCGGCTGCGAGGGCGCAACTACCGCTGCAGATTGAAGATGCTGCTAGGCCAGAGCGGAGTGACGTATGTAGTCAATAGACGGAATTGTTGGGGGTGGTCCGAATAGCCAGGTGTAGACGGAATTCTTGGGGGTGGTCCGAATAGTCAGGTGTAAACGGAATTGATGGGGGTGGCCCAAATAGTCAGGTGTAAACGGAATTGATGGGGGTGGTCCAAATAGTCAAGTGTAAACGGTATTGATGGGGGTGGCCCGAATAGCCAGGGGTAGACGGAATTCTTGGGGGTGGTCCGAATAGTCAGGTGTAAACGGAATTGATGGGGGTGGTCCGAATAGTTAGGTGTAAACGGAATTGATGGGGGTGGTCCAAATAGTCAGGTGTAAACGGTATTGACGGGGGTGGTCCAAATAGTCAGGTGTAAACGGTATTGATGGGGGTGGTCCAAATAGTCAGGTGTAAACGGTATTGACGGGGGTGGTCCAAATAGTCAGGTGTAAACGGTATTGATGGGGGTGGCCCGAATAGCCAGGGGTAGACGGAATTCTTGGGGGTGGTCCGAATAGTCAGGTGTAAACGGAATTGATGGGGGTGGTCCGAATAGTTAGGTGTAAACGGTATTGACGGGGGTGGTCCAAATAGTCAGGTGTAAACGGTATTGATGGGGATGGTCCAAATAGTCAGGTGTAAACGGTATTGACGGGGGTGGTCCAAATAGTCAGGTGTAAACGGTATTGATGGGGGTGGCCCGAATAGCCAGGGGTAGACGGAATTCTTGGGGGTGGTCCGAATAGTCAGGTGTAAACGGAATTGATGGGGGTGGTCCGAATAGTTAGGTGTAAACGGAATTGATGAGGGTGGTCTGAATGTTCAGGGGTTGGGGGAATTGTGGGGGGTGGTCCGAATAGTCAGGGGTGGGGGAATAGTCGGGTGTGGGTGGATAGTCGGGTGTGGGTGGAATAGTTAAGTCGGAAATAGTAGTTCGGGACAAAGGGTGATATAATGAAAATTAAGTCagggaatttaa
The Pectinophora gossypiella chromosome 26, ilPecGoss1.1, whole genome shotgun sequence DNA segment above includes these coding regions:
- the LOC126378471 gene encoding uncharacterized protein LOC126378471 isoform X4, with product MPVFTANVPGILKVGDKIEIGGKIKDNARKMSVNLCAQEGEEPRDVVLHFDVRFHRDNIISLSRKNGVWIGSGNYDTNYNMFVPGTIFRIVFEIKDTDVITIYCQGKFHSNFLPKIPLTMARFIVAWADVERITHCYFHMGQKGIGEDLSNPGPPPYGPTSPRPAAPPNIAGDAKRCPRAHKKTSGSPQEAVSSNDSSDEEDTPGVGKVRMKSEGRADRFFYDTLMCQQTDGNFGSPERRRDLARCRAEYNRKYNRDMSDTEKNDSEEYSEEAASKNDSSVAESEDVLPDLKRNRRKFAPFAQVVSFMGKNGKRN
- the LOC126378471 gene encoding uncharacterized protein LOC126378471 isoform X3 yields the protein MPVFTANVPGILKVGDKIEIGGKIKDNARKMSVNLCAQEGEEPRDVVLHFDVRFHRDNIISLSRKNGVWIGSGNYDTNYNMFVPGTIFRIVFEIKDTDVITIYCQGKFHSNFLPKIPLTMARFIVAWADVERITHCYFHMGQKGIGEDLSNPGPPPYGPTSPRPAAPPNIAGDAKRWASRSNVVEVRNITHRNQGGGTRSVIDSPRAHKKTSGSPQEAVSSNDSSDEEDTPGVGKTDGNFGSPERRRDLARCRAEYNRKYNRDMSDTEKNDSEEYSEEAASKNDSSVAESEDVLPDLKRNRRKFAPFAQVVSFMGKNGKRN
- the LOC126378471 gene encoding uncharacterized protein LOC126378471 isoform X5, with product MSVNLCAQEGEEPRDVVLHFDVRFHRDNIISLSRKNGVWIGSGNYDTNYNMFVPGTIFRIVFEIKDTDVITIYCQGKFHSNFLPKIPLTMARFIVAWADVERITHCYFHMGQKGIGEDLSNPGPPPYGPTSPRPAAPPNIAGDAKRWASRSNVVEVRNITHRNQGGGTRSVIDSPRAHKKTSGSPQEAVSSNDSSDEEDTPGVGKVRMKSEGRADRFFYDTLMCQQTDGNFGSPERRRDLARCRAEYNRKYNRDMSDTEKNDSEEYSEEAASKNDSSVAESEDVLPDLKRNRRKFAPFAQVVSFMGKNGKRN
- the LOC126378471 gene encoding uncharacterized protein LOC126378471 isoform X1 — its product is MPVFTANVPGILKVGDKIEIGGKIKDNARKMSVNLCAQEGEEPRDVVLHFDVRFHRDNIISLSRKNGVWIGSGNYDTNYNMFVPGTIFRIVFEIKDTDVITIYCQGKFHSNFLPKIPLTMARFIVAWADVERITHCYFHMGQKGIGEDLSNPGPPPYGPTSPRPAAPPNIAGDAKRWASRSNVVEVRNITHRNQGGGTRSVIDSPRAHKKTSGSPQEAVSSNDSSDEEDTPGVGKVRMKSEGRADRFFYDTLMCQQTDGNFGSPERRRDLARCRAEYNRKYNRDMSDTEKNDSEEYSEEAASKNDSSVAESEDVLPDLKRNRRKFAPFAQVVSFMGKNGKRN
- the LOC126378471 gene encoding uncharacterized protein LOC126378471 isoform X2, producing MPVFTANVPGILKVGDKIEIGGKIKDNARKMSVNLCAQEGEEPRDVVLHFDVRFHRDNIISLSRKNGVWIGSGNYDTNYNMFVPGTIFRIVFEIKDTDVITIYCQGKFHSNFLPKIPLTMARFIVAWADVERITHCYFHMGQKGIGEDLSNPGPPPYGPTSPRPAAPPNIAGDAKRWASRSNVVEVRNITHRNQGGGTRSVIDSPRAHKKTSGSPQEAVSSNDSSDEEDTPGVGKSEGRADRFFYDTLMCQQTDGNFGSPERRRDLARCRAEYNRKYNRDMSDTEKNDSEEYSEEAASKNDSSVAESEDVLPDLKRNRRKFAPFAQVVSFMGKNGKRN